The Hyalangium gracile genome includes a window with the following:
- a CDS encoding phosphate-starvation-inducible PsiE family protein, producing MSTESDPSPEGRLSLIIKKFERFVVVSIIVMMMVVVALSTLELGWIITKDIITPPILLLDEDELLEIFGFVLLILIGVELLETIKAYLRDSVIHVEIVLEVALIAIARKVIVVDLSKYDGISVLALAALIIALAAASFLRVSRGQSHRR from the coding sequence GTGAGCACTGAAAGCGATCCATCCCCAGAGGGGAGACTGAGCCTCATCATCAAGAAGTTCGAGCGCTTCGTCGTCGTCTCGATCATTGTGATGATGATGGTCGTCGTAGCACTCTCCACCCTCGAGCTGGGGTGGATCATTACCAAGGACATCATCACACCGCCCATTCTCCTTCTGGACGAGGACGAGCTGCTGGAGATCTTTGGTTTCGTGCTCCTCATCCTCATCGGCGTGGAGCTGCTCGAGACCATCAAGGCGTACCTGCGCGACAGCGTCATTCACGTTGAAATCGTCTTGGAGGTCGCCCTCATCGCCATCGCCCGGAAGGTCATCGTTGTCGACCTGTCGAAATACGACGGCATCAGCGTGCTCGCCCTCGCGGCGCTCATCATCGCCCTCGCAGCGGCGTCCTTCCTCAGGGTGTCGCGCGGCCAATCCCACCGCCGTTGA
- a CDS encoding amidohydrolase family protein, giving the protein MRAVMWAHPQVYVDTGVIIYALPKAEFYRYLRRLVEAGFGHRVMFGSDQMVWPDVIPKAIQLIEEAPFLSAAQKRDILYNNAARFLRLDAAAAKDPHLE; this is encoded by the coding sequence ATGCGCGCGGTGATGTGGGCGCATCCCCAGGTCTACGTGGACACGGGCGTGATCATCTATGCGCTCCCGAAGGCCGAGTTCTATCGGTACCTGCGGCGCCTGGTCGAAGCGGGCTTCGGGCACCGGGTGATGTTCGGGTCCGACCAGATGGTGTGGCCCGACGTCATCCCGAAGGCCATCCAGCTCATCGAGGAGGCCCCCTTCCTGAGCGCGGCCCAGAAGCGCGACATCCTCTACAACAACGCCGCACGGTTCCTGCGGCTGGACGCCGCAGCCGCGAAGGACCCCCACCTCGAATGA